Proteins from a genomic interval of Streptomyces sp. NBC_00820:
- the thyX gene encoding FAD-dependent thymidylate synthase, whose amino-acid sequence MTPTPGDDVKIDFRSDVTVELVKHDAADADVLFAARVSTIGEQSLDELNKDPERSKGLINYLMRDRHGSPFEHNSMTFFISAPIFVFREFMRHRVGWSYNEESGRYRELQPVFYVPGESRKLVQEGRPGKYVFVEGSQAQQELVGRVMDDSYRQAYEAYQEMLAAGVAREVARAVLPVGLYSSMYATCNARSLMHFLGLRTQHELAKVPSFPQREIEMVGEKMEAEWAKLMPLTYAAFNANGRVAP is encoded by the coding sequence GTGACCCCCACCCCGGGCGACGATGTCAAGATCGATTTCCGCAGCGACGTCACTGTCGAGCTGGTCAAGCACGACGCGGCGGACGCCGACGTGCTGTTCGCGGCCCGCGTGTCGACCATCGGGGAGCAGTCCCTCGACGAGCTGAACAAGGACCCCGAGCGCTCCAAGGGTCTGATCAACTACCTGATGCGCGACCGGCACGGCAGCCCGTTCGAGCACAACTCGATGACCTTCTTCATCAGCGCCCCGATCTTCGTCTTCCGCGAGTTCATGCGGCACCGGGTCGGCTGGTCCTACAACGAGGAATCGGGCCGCTACCGGGAGCTCCAGCCGGTCTTCTACGTCCCCGGCGAGTCCCGCAAGCTGGTCCAGGAGGGCCGCCCGGGCAAGTACGTCTTCGTCGAGGGCAGCCAGGCCCAGCAGGAACTGGTCGGCCGCGTCATGGACGACTCCTACCGGCAGGCCTACGAGGCGTACCAGGAGATGCTGGCCGCCGGCGTCGCCCGCGAGGTCGCTCGCGCGGTTCTCCCCGTCGGCCTCTACTCCTCGATGTACGCCACCTGCAACGCGCGCTCCCTGATGCACTTCCTCGGCCTGCGCACCCAGCACGAGCTGGCCAAGGTGCCGTCCTTCCCGCAGCGGGAGATCGAGATGGTCGGCGAGAAGATGGAAGCCGAGTGGGCCAAGCTCATGCCGCTCACGTACGCCGCCTTCAACGCGAACGGCCGCGTGGCTCCGTGA
- the dapA gene encoding 4-hydroxy-tetrahydrodipicolinate synthase, with translation MAPTSTPQTPFGRVLTAMVTPFTADGALDLDGAQRLAAHLVDAGNDGLIVNGTTGESPTTSDAEKSDLVRAVVEAVGDRARVVAGVGTNDTRHTLELARTAERDGAHGLLVVTPYYNKPPQEGLYRHFTAVADATGLPVMLYDIPGRSGVPISTETLVRLAEHPRIVANKDAKGDLGRASWAIAQSGLAWYSGDDMLNLPLLSVGAVGFVSVVGHLVAPELRALVDAYTSGDVVKATEIHQKLLPVYTGMFRTQGVMTTKAALALQGLPAGPLRAPMVECSPEEIAQLKIDLAAGGVQL, from the coding sequence ATGGCTCCGACCTCCACTCCGCAGACCCCCTTCGGGCGGGTCCTCACCGCTATGGTCACGCCCTTCACGGCGGACGGCGCACTCGACCTCGACGGCGCGCAGCGGCTCGCCGCCCACCTGGTGGACGCAGGCAACGACGGCCTGATCGTCAACGGCACCACCGGCGAGTCCCCCACCACCAGCGACGCGGAGAAATCGGACCTCGTACGAGCCGTCGTGGAAGCCGTCGGCGACCGCGCGCGCGTCGTGGCCGGTGTCGGCACCAACGACACCCGCCACACCCTCGAGCTCGCCCGCACGGCCGAGCGCGACGGTGCCCACGGCCTGCTGGTCGTCACGCCGTACTACAACAAGCCCCCGCAGGAGGGCCTGTACCGGCACTTCACGGCCGTCGCCGACGCCACCGGCCTGCCGGTCATGCTCTACGACATCCCCGGCCGCAGCGGCGTCCCGATCAGCACCGAGACGCTCGTACGCCTCGCCGAGCACCCCCGGATCGTCGCCAACAAGGACGCCAAGGGCGACCTCGGCCGCGCCAGCTGGGCCATCGCCCAGTCCGGCCTCGCCTGGTACTCCGGCGACGACATGCTCAACCTGCCGCTGCTCTCCGTCGGCGCCGTCGGGTTCGTCTCGGTCGTCGGCCACCTGGTCGCGCCCGAGCTGCGCGCCCTCGTCGACGCCTACACCTCGGGCGACGTCGTCAAGGCCACCGAGATCCACCAGAAGCTGCTCCCGGTCTACACCGGCATGTTCCGCACGCAGGGCGTCATGACCACCAAGGCCGCGCTCGCCCTGCAGGGCCTGCCCGCCGGACCGCTGCGTGCCCCCATGGTCGAGTGCTCGCCGGAGGAGATCGCCCAGCTCAAGATCGATCTTGCCGCCGGCGGGGTACAGCTCTGA
- a CDS encoding ribonuclease J — MSHPHPELAPPPPLPKGGMRVTPLGGLGEIGRNMTVFEYDGRLLIVDCGVLFPEEEQPGVDLILPDFSSIRDRLDDIEAIVLTHGHEDHIGGVPYLLREKPDIPLIGSKLTLALIEAKLQEHRIRPYTLEVEAGDREQVGPFDLEFVAVNHSIPDALAVAIRTPAGMVVHTGDFKMDQLPLDGRLTDLHAFARLSEEGIDLLLSDSTNAEVPGFVPPERDIANVLDNVFAGAHSRIIVASFASHVHRIQQILDTAQKYGRKVAFVGRSMVRNMGIARDLGYLKVPPGLVVDVKQLDDLPADKVVLVCTGSQGEPMAALSRMANRDHQIRIVEGDTVILASSLIPGNENAVYRVINGLTRWGANVVHKGNAKVHVSGHASAGELLYFYNICRPKNLMPVHGEWRHLRANAELGAATGVPHDRIVIAEDGVAVDLVEGKAKIAGKVQAGYVYVDGLSVGDVNEPVLKDRKILGDEGIISVFLVMDSTTGKITGGPHIQARGSGIDDAAFSEVLPKITEVLERSAQDGVMEPHQLQQLIRRTLGKWVSDTYRRRPMILPVVVEV, encoded by the coding sequence TTGAGTCATCCGCACCCTGAACTCGCCCCGCCGCCGCCGCTCCCCAAGGGCGGTATGCGGGTCACCCCGCTCGGCGGTCTCGGTGAGATCGGCCGGAACATGACGGTCTTCGAGTACGACGGCCGTCTGCTGATCGTCGACTGCGGCGTGCTCTTCCCCGAGGAGGAGCAGCCCGGAGTCGACCTGATCCTGCCGGACTTCTCGTCGATCCGGGACCGTCTCGACGACATCGAGGCCATCGTCCTCACGCACGGTCACGAGGACCACATCGGTGGCGTCCCGTACCTGCTCCGCGAGAAGCCGGACATCCCGCTGATCGGCTCCAAGCTGACCCTCGCGCTCATCGAGGCCAAGCTCCAGGAGCACCGGATCCGCCCGTACACCCTCGAGGTGGAGGCGGGCGACCGCGAGCAGGTCGGCCCGTTCGACCTCGAGTTCGTCGCGGTCAACCACTCCATCCCGGACGCCCTCGCGGTCGCCATCCGCACCCCGGCGGGCATGGTGGTGCACACCGGCGACTTCAAGATGGACCAGCTCCCGCTGGACGGCCGTCTCACGGACCTGCACGCGTTCGCGCGCCTGAGCGAGGAGGGCATCGACCTCCTTCTCTCGGACTCCACGAACGCCGAGGTGCCGGGCTTCGTCCCGCCCGAGCGCGACATCGCGAACGTGCTGGACAACGTCTTCGCGGGCGCGCACAGCCGCATCATCGTGGCGAGCTTCGCCAGCCATGTGCACCGCATCCAGCAGATCCTGGACACCGCCCAGAAGTACGGCCGCAAGGTCGCCTTCGTCGGCCGCTCCATGGTCCGCAACATGGGCATCGCGCGGGATCTCGGCTACCTGAAGGTCCCGCCGGGCCTGGTCGTCGACGTCAAGCAGCTCGACGACCTGCCGGCCGACAAGGTCGTCCTGGTCTGCACGGGTTCCCAGGGCGAGCCGATGGCGGCCCTGTCCCGCATGGCCAACCGGGACCACCAGATCCGCATCGTCGAGGGCGACACGGTCATCCTGGCCTCGTCCCTCATCCCCGGCAACGAGAACGCGGTCTACCGCGTGATCAACGGCCTGACCCGCTGGGGCGCCAACGTCGTCCACAAGGGCAACGCCAAGGTGCACGTCTCCGGACACGCCTCGGCCGGCGAGCTGCTGTACTTCTACAACATCTGCCGCCCGAAGAACCTGATGCCGGTGCACGGCGAATGGCGCCACCTGCGCGCCAACGCCGAGCTCGGTGCCGCGACCGGCGTCCCGCACGACCGGATCGTCATCGCCGAGGACGGCGTGGCCGTCGACCTCGTCGAGGGCAAGGCGAAGATCGCCGGCAAGGTGCAGGCCGGTTACGTGTACGTCGACGGCCTCTCGGTCGGCGACGTCAACGAGCCGGTCCTGAAGGACCGCAAGATCCTCGGAGACGAGGGCATCATCTCGGTCTTCCTGGTCATGGACTCCACCACCGGGAAGATCACCGGTGGCCCGCACATCCAGGCCCGCGGCTCCGGCATCGACGACGCGGCCTTCTCGGAGGTCCTTCCGAAGATCACCGAGGTGCTCGAGCGGTCGGCCCAGGACGGCGTGATGGAGCCCCACCAGCTCCAGCAGCTGATCCGCCGGACCCTGGGCAAGTGGGTGTCGGACACCTACCGCCGGCGTCCGATGATCCTTCCGGTCGTCGTCGAGGTCTGA
- a CDS encoding DegT/DnrJ/EryC1/StrS family aminotransferase, protein MLRAAGAGVGDEVVVPSFGSVEVAEAVTLAGARPVFADIDPLTYCLDPASVEAVVTARTAAVVAVHRFGRRAAIGRLHGIGQRHGLLVLEQGESEAPYDETAQRRERAAYLDARLRGVGTPDGGDGHTYQQYVVRVPGNGRPDRDAFARALRARGVDCRVPVKTPVHRLPEFRRRVVLPETERAADETLALPVDAALTKREMQRIVSACNALGGLLQPAF, encoded by the coding sequence ATGCTCAGGGCCGCCGGCGCCGGAGTCGGTGACGAGGTCGTCGTACCGTCCTTCGGGAGCGTCGAAGTCGCCGAGGCCGTGACCCTGGCGGGTGCGCGTCCGGTGTTCGCCGACATAGACCCGCTCACCTACTGCCTGGACCCGGCCTCGGTGGAAGCGGTCGTAACTGCGCGCACCGCGGCCGTCGTTGCCGTGCACCGCTTCGGACGGCGGGCCGCCATCGGGCGGTTGCACGGGATCGGACAGCGGCACGGACTGCTCGTCCTGGAGCAGGGCGAGTCCGAGGCACCGTACGACGAGACGGCACAGCGCAGGGAGCGGGCGGCGTATCTCGACGCCAGGCTGAGGGGCGTGGGCACGCCCGACGGCGGTGACGGGCACACCTACCAGCAGTACGTGGTGCGGGTGCCGGGCAACGGCCGGCCGGACCGCGACGCGTTCGCCCGGGCCCTGCGGGCCAGGGGAGTCGACTGCCGGGTGCCCGTGAAGACACCCGTGCACCGGCTGCCGGAGTTCCGGCGCCGTGTGGTGCTTCCGGAGACCGAGCGGGCCGCGGACGAGACGCTGGCGCTTCCCGTGGACGCCGCGTTGACGAAGCGGGAGATGCAGCGGATCGTCTCCGCCTGCAACGCCCTTGGCGGACTGCTTCAGCCTGCCTTCTGA
- a CDS encoding SpoIIE family protein phosphatase — MTTGLIPGGTSPEPRPTDELMPQQRHEPDGRAALHTDDRPRSSVITARAAASFEPVGRSVATARSFVRDTLQGWGFADIVDDAVVLTSELVTNAVVHAGTHAEVLCLRTEDGVRIEVSDRYPEREVPLQSAHAVMSSPDREGGRGLQLCAALATRWGVDYTPTHKNVWFHLDLPQRPVGTRAAGPSLPADLLPLADGRVRVAVLQIDRKGAIGSWNEDAEELFGYVAHEVVGKPLTDLAAWPHTPGTATGIAEALQLSRWEGSYGIRGADGRVAAVYASHLRVRDTGGEPSTVCLLVRDHERAVLQTPLRVPSTDQSTGVDGQSADPFEVFIGSPAPDDLDGLLQRTVERARDMLDADSAFLLLATDDETELEVRASTGLPSARQRFARVPVEAGPGRYGSARMPAVHDDLDAVPGAVPLLSGTGMRSVVTVPLKVEGRLTGSLGVAAEAPGRYSNEEALRLQFAADRIALAVESARLGELERLRRGSLSFLVEASDLLAGTLDRDQTLALMAQMTVPTLATWCAVYTIADQASDPYLSYVLHEDEELIDGIKSLLSKIAPPDPVPTPGARVWTIPGEVAHQAALRSSMRSLGLAGGPTHQVTAAIGPTLATASAVGGETVVLPLVARNRVIGMLVLGKPTEEHFRQEILELAEDLSRRAALALDNARLYSERTAISQALQRSLLPPGLPQIDGVEVEVIYRAAGEGNEVGGDFYDLFPIGNGAYGFAIGDVCGTGPNAAAVTGLARHALRLLAREGLSGPAVLERLNSAILDEGDRSRFLTLLYGELRPQEDGSAELKVVCAGHPLPLRLRQDGTVTAFAEPQPLLGVIEDLALYEETVTLDPGDVLLCVTDGVTERREGTRMLGDDGLADVLTTCTGLTAGAVAARIMRAVERFASDAPSDDMAILAMRVPGLQQD, encoded by the coding sequence ATGACCACCGGACTGATCCCTGGGGGAACTTCCCCGGAGCCACGGCCGACGGACGAACTGATGCCGCAACAGCGGCACGAGCCGGACGGCCGAGCAGCCCTGCACACAGACGACAGGCCGAGGAGTTCTGTGATCACCGCGCGCGCGGCCGCCAGCTTCGAGCCCGTGGGGCGATCCGTCGCGACCGCCCGCTCCTTCGTCCGCGACACCCTCCAGGGCTGGGGGTTCGCCGACATCGTCGACGACGCCGTGGTGCTCACCAGTGAACTGGTCACCAACGCCGTCGTCCACGCGGGCACCCACGCGGAGGTGCTCTGCCTGCGCACCGAGGACGGCGTGCGCATCGAGGTCTCCGACCGCTACCCCGAGCGCGAGGTCCCCCTCCAGAGCGCCCACGCCGTCATGAGCAGCCCCGACCGCGAGGGCGGCCGCGGCCTCCAGCTGTGCGCGGCACTGGCCACCCGCTGGGGCGTGGACTACACCCCCACACACAAGAACGTCTGGTTCCATCTCGACCTGCCCCAGCGCCCCGTCGGCACCCGTGCCGCCGGCCCCTCGCTGCCCGCCGACCTGCTGCCGCTGGCCGACGGCCGGGTCCGTGTCGCGGTCCTCCAGATCGACCGCAAGGGCGCCATCGGCTCCTGGAACGAGGACGCCGAGGAACTCTTCGGGTACGTGGCGCACGAGGTCGTGGGCAAGCCCCTCACGGATCTCGCGGCGTGGCCGCACACCCCGGGCACCGCCACCGGTATCGCCGAGGCCCTGCAGCTCTCGCGCTGGGAGGGCAGTTACGGCATCCGCGGCGCCGACGGCCGCGTCGCAGCGGTGTACGCCTCGCACCTCAGGGTGCGCGACACCGGCGGCGAACCCTCCACGGTCTGCCTGCTGGTGCGCGACCACGAACGCGCGGTCCTGCAGACCCCGTTGCGCGTCCCCTCGACCGACCAGAGCACCGGCGTCGACGGCCAGAGCGCCGATCCCTTCGAGGTGTTCATCGGCTCCCCCGCCCCGGACGACCTCGACGGCCTGCTGCAGCGCACCGTGGAGCGCGCCCGCGACATGCTCGACGCCGACTCCGCGTTCCTGCTGCTGGCCACCGACGACGAGACGGAGCTGGAGGTCCGCGCCTCCACCGGCCTGCCCTCCGCCCGCCAGCGCTTCGCCCGCGTCCCCGTGGAAGCGGGCCCCGGCCGCTACGGCTCCGCGCGCATGCCGGCCGTCCACGACGACCTCGACGCCGTGCCCGGCGCCGTACCGCTGCTGTCCGGCACCGGCATGCGTTCGGTCGTCACGGTCCCGCTCAAGGTCGAGGGCCGCCTCACCGGCTCCCTGGGCGTCGCGGCCGAGGCGCCCGGCAGATACTCCAACGAGGAGGCCCTGCGCCTGCAGTTCGCCGCCGACCGGATCGCGCTGGCCGTCGAGTCGGCCCGCCTGGGCGAGCTGGAGCGGCTGCGCCGGGGTTCCCTGAGCTTCCTGGTCGAGGCCTCCGACCTGCTGGCCGGCACCCTGGACCGCGACCAGACGCTCGCGCTGATGGCCCAGATGACGGTCCCGACCCTCGCCACCTGGTGCGCGGTCTACACGATCGCCGACCAGGCCTCGGACCCCTACCTGTCGTACGTCCTGCACGAGGACGAGGAACTCATCGACGGCATCAAGTCGTTGCTGTCGAAGATCGCCCCGCCCGACCCGGTACCGACGCCCGGTGCCCGCGTCTGGACGATCCCCGGGGAGGTCGCCCACCAGGCGGCGCTGCGCAGTTCGATGCGCAGCCTGGGCCTGGCCGGCGGCCCCACCCATCAGGTCACCGCGGCCATCGGCCCGACCCTGGCCACCGCCTCCGCGGTCGGCGGCGAGACGGTCGTCCTGCCGCTCGTCGCCCGCAACCGCGTCATCGGCATGCTGGTCCTCGGCAAGCCGACCGAGGAGCACTTCCGCCAGGAGATCCTGGAACTGGCCGAGGACCTGTCCCGCCGGGCCGCTCTGGCCCTGGACAACGCCCGCCTGTACTCGGAGCGCACGGCCATCAGCCAGGCCCTCCAGCGCAGTCTCCTGCCCCCGGGCCTGCCCCAGATCGACGGCGTCGAGGTCGAGGTCATCTACCGCGCGGCCGGCGAGGGCAACGAGGTCGGCGGTGACTTCTACGACCTCTTCCCCATCGGCAACGGCGCCTACGGCTTCGCCATCGGCGACGTCTGCGGTACGGGCCCCAACGCGGCGGCGGTCACGGGTCTGGCGCGGCACGCGCTGCGCCTGCTGGCCCGCGAGGGGCTCTCGGGCCCGGCCGTCCTGGAGCGGCTGAACTCCGCGATCCTCGACGAGGGCGACCGCAGCCGCTTCCTGACCCTGCTGTACGGCGAGTTGCGCCCCCAGGAGGACGGCAGCGCCGAGCTGAAGGTGGTCTGCGCCGGCCACCCGCTCCCCCTGCGCCTGCGCCAGGACGGCACGGTGACGGCGTTCGCGGAGCCGCAGCCGCTGCTCGGCGTGATCGAGGACCTGGCCCTGTACGAGGAGACGGTCACCCTCGACCCCGGTGACGTCCTGCTGTGCGTCACGGACGGCGTCACCGAACGCCGCGAGGGCACGCGCATGTTGGGCGACGACGGTCTCGCCGACGTCCTCACCACGTGCACAGGCCTCACGGCGGGCGCGGTCGCGGCCCGCATCATGCGCGCGGTGGAGCGTTTCGCCTCCGACGCCCCGTCGGACGACATGGCGATCCTGGCGATGCGGGTCCCCGGCCTTCAGCAGGACTGA